From a region of the Pongo abelii isolate AG06213 chromosome 9, NHGRI_mPonAbe1-v2.0_pri, whole genome shotgun sequence genome:
- the B3GAT1 gene encoding galactosylgalactosylxylosylprotein 3-beta-glucuronosyltransferase 1 isoform X1, with amino-acid sequence MGNEEPWVQPALEMPKRRDILAIVLIVLPWTLLITVWHQSTLAPLLAVHKDEGSDPRREAPPGADPREYCMSDRDIVEVVRTEYVYTRPPPWSDTLPTIHVVTPTYSRPVQKAELTRMANTLLHVPNLHWLVVEDAPRRTPLTARLLRDTGLNYTHLHVETPRNYKLRGDARDPRIPRGTMQRNLALRWLRETFPRNSSQPGVVYFADDDNTYSLELFEEMRSTRRVSVWPVAFVGGLRYEAPRVNGAGKVVGWKTVFDPHRPFAIDMAGFAVNLRLILQRSQAYFKLRGVKGGYQESSLLRELVTLNDLEPKAANCTKILVWHTRTEKPVLVNEGKKGFTDPSVEI; translated from the exons ATGG GTAATGAGGAGCCGTGGGTGCAGCCAGCCTTGGAGATGCCGAAGAGACGGGACATCCTAGCGATCGTCCTCATCGTGCTGCCCTGGACTCTGCTCATCACCGTCTGGCACCAGAGCACCCTCGCACCCCTGCTCGCGGTACATAAGG ATGAGGGCAGTGACCCCCGACGCGAAGCGCCGCCCGGCGCCGACCCCAGGGAGTACTGCATGTCCGACCGCGACATCGTGGAGGTGGTGCGCACCGAGTACGTGTACACGCGGCCCCCGCCATGGTCCGACACGCTGCCCACCATCCACGTGGTGACGCCCACCTACAGCCGCCCGGTGCAGAAGGCGGAGCTCACGCGCATGGCCAACACGCTGCTGCACGTGCCCAACCTCCACTGGCTGGTGGTGGAGGATGCGCCGCGCCGGACGCCGCTGACCGCGCGCCTGCTGCGCGACACCGGCCTCAACTACACGCACCTGCACGTGGAGACGCCCCGCAACTACAAGCTGCGCGGAGACGCCCGCGACCCACGCATCCCGCGGGGCACCATGCAGCGCAACCTGGCCCTGCGCTGGCTGCGCGAGACCTTCCCGCGCAACTCCAGCCAGCCTGGCGTGGTCTACTTCGCCGACGACGACAACACCTACAGCCTGGAGCTCTTCGAAGAG ATGCGCAGCACCAGGAGGGTGTCCGTGTGGCCCGTCGCCTTTGTGGGTGGCCTGCGGTACGAGGCCCCACGGGTGAACGGGGCAGGGAAGGTGGTCGGCTGGAAGACGGTGTTTGACCCCCACCGGCCATTTGCAATAGACATGGCTGGATTTGCCGTCAACCTGCGGCTCATTCTGCAGCGAAGCCAGGCCTACTTCAAGCTGCGAGGTGTGAAGGGAGGCTACCAGGAAAGCAGCCTCCTTCGCGAACTTGTCACCCTCAATGACCTGGAGCCCAAGGCAGCAAACTGCACCAAG
- the B3GAT1 gene encoding galactosylgalactosylxylosylprotein 3-beta-glucuronosyltransferase 1 isoform X2, with protein sequence MPKRRDILAIVLIVLPWTLLITVWHQSTLAPLLAVHKDEGSDPRREAPPGADPREYCMSDRDIVEVVRTEYVYTRPPPWSDTLPTIHVVTPTYSRPVQKAELTRMANTLLHVPNLHWLVVEDAPRRTPLTARLLRDTGLNYTHLHVETPRNYKLRGDARDPRIPRGTMQRNLALRWLRETFPRNSSQPGVVYFADDDNTYSLELFEEMRSTRRVSVWPVAFVGGLRYEAPRVNGAGKVVGWKTVFDPHRPFAIDMAGFAVNLRLILQRSQAYFKLRGVKGGYQESSLLRELVTLNDLEPKAANCTKILVWHTRTEKPVLVNEGKKGFTDPSVEI encoded by the exons ATGCCGAAGAGACGGGACATCCTAGCGATCGTCCTCATCGTGCTGCCCTGGACTCTGCTCATCACCGTCTGGCACCAGAGCACCCTCGCACCCCTGCTCGCGGTACATAAGG ATGAGGGCAGTGACCCCCGACGCGAAGCGCCGCCCGGCGCCGACCCCAGGGAGTACTGCATGTCCGACCGCGACATCGTGGAGGTGGTGCGCACCGAGTACGTGTACACGCGGCCCCCGCCATGGTCCGACACGCTGCCCACCATCCACGTGGTGACGCCCACCTACAGCCGCCCGGTGCAGAAGGCGGAGCTCACGCGCATGGCCAACACGCTGCTGCACGTGCCCAACCTCCACTGGCTGGTGGTGGAGGATGCGCCGCGCCGGACGCCGCTGACCGCGCGCCTGCTGCGCGACACCGGCCTCAACTACACGCACCTGCACGTGGAGACGCCCCGCAACTACAAGCTGCGCGGAGACGCCCGCGACCCACGCATCCCGCGGGGCACCATGCAGCGCAACCTGGCCCTGCGCTGGCTGCGCGAGACCTTCCCGCGCAACTCCAGCCAGCCTGGCGTGGTCTACTTCGCCGACGACGACAACACCTACAGCCTGGAGCTCTTCGAAGAG ATGCGCAGCACCAGGAGGGTGTCCGTGTGGCCCGTCGCCTTTGTGGGTGGCCTGCGGTACGAGGCCCCACGGGTGAACGGGGCAGGGAAGGTGGTCGGCTGGAAGACGGTGTTTGACCCCCACCGGCCATTTGCAATAGACATGGCTGGATTTGCCGTCAACCTGCGGCTCATTCTGCAGCGAAGCCAGGCCTACTTCAAGCTGCGAGGTGTGAAGGGAGGCTACCAGGAAAGCAGCCTCCTTCGCGAACTTGTCACCCTCAATGACCTGGAGCCCAAGGCAGCAAACTGCACCAAG